AAAGTGCGTTTATTTAACAACTAATGAATTAGGTGCAAAGAAGATAGAAATATTTGGGTATTCATTAAAAAAGGCTCTTGACATATATAGACAGTCATTTGGAAGTAATGCATTGATCGACATGGAGTTAAAAGTAAATGTTATGGAGAATAACTTATCAGATGAAGAAAGGACATCAATTACAAGATTATTCGAAGATGAAGGTAGTGAATTGGTATACAATACAACATGCAATTGTTCAGATAATATAAAATTGAAAAAACATAAACTATTAATCAACTATTAATTAATGATGCTAGATTACAACAAAAGATCCGCTAATGCAGACATGCCTGTTTGCCGCATGCAGGTCTGCATTGAGCTAATCTAAAATCTTGTGTCTTGTATCTTGCATCTGATCTCAAAAAACATTTATCTTTGCTTTAAACCAAAACAAAACATATGAAAACATCCGCCTATGGCGGAAAAAAATAAATAAAGACATATAAAAAATAGCGTTAGCTATAATTCTTGTATCAGAAAACCGCTAAATTCATGATTACCTACAAGGTTAAGCAGAAGCGCTCACGCCAAGGCGTGGGCTTGCTTGTTTGTAGGTAAGGGTGCTTAGCGGTACCTCTGATACGGATAGGCTGAGTTCCACGCTTTTTCCTTGTCCACTGTAGCTTTAGCGAAGGTGGATAAAATCTCCTCCTTGCCTATGATACGAAGAGGATCTCCCCAAACAATGTGGAACATAGCAGCATCTGCCTATTGGCGGATGCATTGTGTAATCATTAATTTTTACAGCTATGCAAAAATCAAACACTAAAAATGCCGGAACGGTTTCTCAGGCCTGCTTCGGCAAACGCGTACTTTTAATCGATCCGGATGAGCTTAATCATCAGCTTCATTATTTCCAGCTAAAGAAATATAAAATAAAACTTCAATGTAGCAAAAGCCTGAGGCATGCACTCTGGCTGGTTCAGGAAAATTATTATGATTTAATACTTAGTGAGATATTTTTTAATGGTCATTTGCATTACGAACATCTATTTACTCTACGACAAGAAAATCTGGTACCCATCATTGTTCAAAGTACACAGTCTGCAACAGGGCATTCAGAAAATTGTATAATACGGGGAGCAACAGCTTACTTCAGAAAACCTTTGCAATGGGTACCATATCTGAAAACAATTGAAGCTTGCTTGATAGATGTATAAAAAGCCGTTCAATTAAAAATCAGGAGGGATGGCTTCCCGCCTTTCCGGGACGACATCCCGTTCTACGGTTATATGAATGAATTATCATGCATTAATGACAAAATATAGGCTTTATGAATGATAAATCATACACATAAAACTTGACAAAGATATAATAATGCGTATATTTGTATGAGTAATCATGCAGTAACAATAAAATATAGGCTTTATGAATGATAAATCATACGTAGATTGGGTTTCTATGAGTGATAATGCTTTAAGTGAAACCATAGGTGCTTTTATAAAGCATCACCGTCTTAATCAAAATAAGACTCAAGATGAGATATCTACTGCTGCAGG
The sequence above is a segment of the Bacteroidota bacterium genome. Coding sequences within it:
- a CDS encoding response regulator; amino-acid sequence: MQKSNTKNAGTVSQACFGKRVLLIDPDELNHQLHYFQLKKYKIKLQCSKSLRHALWLVQENYYDLILSEIFFNGHLHYEHLFTLRQENLVPIIVQSTQSATGHSENCIIRGATAYFRKPLQWVPYLKTIEACLIDV